In the genome of Natator depressus isolate rNatDep1 chromosome 21, rNatDep2.hap1, whole genome shotgun sequence, one region contains:
- the STK38 gene encoding serine/threonine-protein kinase 38, with protein sequence MAMTGPTPCSSMSNHTKERVTMTKVTLENFYSNLIAQHEEREMRQKKLEKVMEEEGLKDEEKRIRRSAHARKETEFLRLKRTRLGLEDFESLKVIGRGAFGEVRLVQKKDTGHVYAMKILRKADMLEKEQVGHIRAERDILVEADSLWVVKMFYSFQDKLNLYLIMEFLPGGDMMTLLMKKDTLSEEETQFYIAETVLAIDSIHQLGFIHRDIKPDNLLLDSKGHVKLSDFGLCTGLKKAHRTEFYRNLNHSLPSDFTFQNMNSKRKAETWKRNRRQLAFSTVGTPDYIAPEVFMQTGYNKLCDWWSLGVIMYEMLIGYPPFCSETPQETYKKVMNWKETLTFPPEVPISEKAKDLILRFCCEWEHRIGAPGVEEIKGNPFFEGVDWEHIRERPAAISIEIKSIDDTSNFDEFPESDILKPTVATSNHPETDYKNKDWVFINYTYKRFEGLTARGAIPSYMKAGK encoded by the exons ATGGCAATGACGGGTCCAACACCCTGTTCATCCATGAGTAATCACACCAAGGAGCGAGTTACAATGACAAAAGTGACATTAGAAAACTTCTATAGCAATCTCATAGCACAACATGAAGAACGCGAAATGAG acagAAGAAGCTAGAAAAAGTGATGGAAGAGGAAGGTTTAAAAGATgaagag AAGAGAATCAGGAGGTCCGCACATGCCCGAAAGGAAACAGAGTTTCTTCGATTAAAGAGAACAAGACTTGGTTTGGAAGATTTTGAATCCTTAAAAGTAATAGGCAGAGGAGCATTTGGAGAG GTGCGGCTTGTCCAGAAGAAGGACACAGGGCATGTATATGCGATGAAAATACTGCGCAAAGCTGACATGCTTGAAAAAGAGCAG GTTGGCCATATTCGTGCGGAGCGGGACATTCTAGTGGAGGCAGACAGTTTGTGGGTTGTGAAAATGTTCTATAGTTTTCAAGATAAGTTAAACCTCTACCTTATCATGGAGTTCCTGCCTGGAG GTGATATGATGACACTGTTGATGAAAAAAGACACCCTATCAGAAGAAGAGACTCAGTTTTATATTGCGGAGACTGTGCTAGCCATTGACTCCATTCATCAGCTTGGTTTTATCCATCGGGATATCAAGCCAGATAACCTCCTCTTGGATAGTAAG GGCCATGTGAAACTATCAGATTTCGGTCTCTGCACTGGGCTAAAGAAGGCTCACCGAACGGAATTCTACAGGAACTTGAACCACAGTCTTCCGAGTGATTTCA CTTTCCAGAACATGAATTCCAAAAGGAAAGCAGAAACGTGGAAGAGAAATAGACGTCAGTTG GCCTTCTCCACTGTGGGAACTCCAGATTACATCGCTCCTGAAGTCTTCATGCAGACGGGTTACAACAAGCTTTGTGATTGGTGGTCACTTGGGGTCATCATGTACGAGATGTTAATTG GTTATCCCCCTTTCTGTTCTGAGACCCCTCAAGAAACGTATAAGAAAGTGATGAACTGGAAAGAGACTCTGACCTTCCCGCCGGAAGTTCCAATCTCTGAGAAAGCAAAGGATCTTATTCTAAG ATTTTGCTGTGAATGGGAGCACAGAATTGGTGCACCTGGTGTTGAAGAAATCAAGGGTAACCCCTTCTTTGAAGGGGTTGACTGGGAGCATATCAG AGAGAGACCTGCTGCAATATCAATAGAAATTAAAAGCATTGATGACACCTCAAACTTCGACGAATTTCCAGAATCAGATATCCTTAAACCAACAG TGGCCACAAGTAACCATCCAGAGACTGACTACAAGAACAAAGACTGGGTCTTCATCAATTACACCTACAAACGATTTGAGGGGCTGACAGCCCGAGGGGCAATACCATCCTATATGAAAGCAGGAAAGTAG